In one Bactrocera dorsalis isolate Fly_Bdor unplaced genomic scaffold, ASM2337382v1 BdCtg155, whole genome shotgun sequence genomic region, the following are encoded:
- the LOC105228955 gene encoding elongation factor Tu, which yields MIKLFSQFAGSSLRSLRTVTADSHLSTAKLASVCDIRKKWFSHTSVAATEDDNTRHCNVGTIGHVDHGKTTLTSAITKILAEKGLAQYASYDQIDRAPEEKARGITINACHIGYATSQRSYAHTDCPGHADYIKNMISGASQMDGAILVVAATDGQMPQTREHLLLAKQVGIERIIVFINKADLVDQEVLELVEIEMREMLSDFGFDGINSPVICGSALLALNGDTSAFGVPAIESLLQHLDTYVPTPTRDYTSPFILPIDNAFTVAGRGTVVVGTIKRGTMLKNDLADLLGFNQNIKTSLGDIQIFKKSVPKAVAGENVGVLLRSVKISSVERGMLLCAADTENISNHFEASMYLLSRAEGGRSKPMLSKYIQQLFSATWNAPARIDIVPSDGMLMPGEHGKVRITLLRKMVLIPGQAFTIRENGATVATGMITERKASLDIPKNKLSKIVVTC from the exons ATGATTAAACTATTTTCACAATTCGCTGGCAGCAGTTTGCGTTCCCTTCGCACCGTGACCGCAGACTCACATCTATCTACCGCCAAACTAGCCAGTGTATGtgatataagaaaaaaatggtttagCCATACAAGCGTTGCTGCAACAGAAGATGATAATACGCGACATTGTAATGTGGGTACAATTGGGCATGTGGACCACGGCAAAACCACATTAACATCTGCTATAACCAAAATTCTGGCAGAGAAGGGACTAGCGCAGTATGCATCATACGATCAAATCGATAGGGCACCCGAGGAGAAAGCGCGAGGCATAACAATAAATGCTTGTCACATTGGATACGCAACATCGCAACGTTCCTATGCACACACCGACTGTCCGGGACATGCGGATTACATTAAG AATATGATATCTGGCGCGTCACAAATGGATGGCGCTATACTGGTCGTCGCCGCAACCGATGGACAAATGCCACAAACGCGTGAACATCTTCTACTTGCCAAACAGGTTGGCATTGAACGTATTATCGTATTCATAAACAAAGCTGATCTAGTTGATCAGGAAGTATTAGAATTGGTGGAAATAGAAATGCGTGAAATGTTATCAGATTTTGGTTTTGATGGCATTAACAGTCCGGTAATTTGCGGTTCTGCATTGTTGGCTTTAAATGGTGATACATCGGCTTTTGGTGTGCCAGCAATTGAGAGCTTACTACAACATTTAGATACTTATGTGCCGACGCCAACGCGTGATTACACATCACCCTTCATATTGCCAATTGATAATGCATTCACAGTGGCGGGACGTGGTACGGTGGTCGTTGGCACAATCAAACGTGGAACAATGCTTAAAAATGATTTAGCCGATTTGCTAGGTTTCAATCAGAATATCAAAACTAGCTTAGGagatatacaaattttcaaaaagagtgTGCCGAAG GCTGTAGCGGGTGAAAATGTTGGTGTCTTATTACGTTCCGTTAAAATTTCTAGTGTGGAGCGTGGTATGCTCCTATGTGCGGCTGACACCGAAAATATCTCAAATCACTTCGAGGCCTCCATGTATTTACTATCACGTGCAGAAGGTGGACGCAGTAAACCTATGCTCTCCAAATACATACAGCAATTATTTAGCGCCACTTGGAATGCGCCGGCACGCATTGACATTG tACCTTCCGATGGCATGTTAATGCCTGGTGAACATGGCAAGGTGCGCATAACATTACTGCGAAAAATGGTTTTAATACCAGGACAAGCTTTTACGATAAGAGAAAATGGTGCAACCGTGGCGACGGGGATGATTACCGAACGAAAAGCCTCGTTGgatataccaaaaaataaattatctaaAATTGTGGTAACTTGTTGA